One Fusarium falciforme chromosome 1, complete sequence genomic window carries:
- a CDS encoding Mitochondrial import inner membrane translocase subunit TIM54, with translation MAEQNPPAQPAAGAGTGATYKAPTPKPTQNPALRMMGLPNLPRKLPSRNWLIFWAITGTISAAIIYDKREKKRATAKWKHVVAPLAKDTISSASQLPRKLTIYLEAPPGDGLRVAQDHFIEYAKPVLAASGLDWEFVQGRQQGDVRAAVAEKIRRARRKDERPDEVDLQTDEATIEALRKKNSVPEYEGTKGDIIFGRHTWKEYVRGLHEGWLGPLDPPAKPEPETTTAAVEGSPEGVKTEGEGEKPEEKKEDEKKEDEKKPERPPQPPPYNSPDDYSLASLPAQIPFEFSPSNPIPFPHRLGFRHTFVRLNRFFNRRKLADEIGREVAAVCFAASSREWREADGQYEQQLVLQHEEKDWVKSVWDNEAPKEDDSAAAPAVPVKEKIWASPLVVDARLMQRMRRFEISPEDEARAAQIVVPEAEIEGWLKGSFRSLWRWGVDSWNAKPMTPNVGDVNSDE, from the coding sequence ATGGCCGAGCAGAACCCCCCCGCGCAGCCcgccgccggcgccggcacCGGAGCCACCTACAAGGCGCCCACTCCCAAGCCGACCCAGAACCCGGCTCTTCGCATGATGGGCCTGCCGAACCTCCCCCGGAAGCTGCCCTCCCGCAACTGGCTCATCTTCTGGGCCATCACAGGCACCATCTCTGCTGCCATCATCTACGACAAGCGCGAGAAAAAGCGAGCCACAGCAAAGTGGAAGCACGTCGTCGCCCCTCTCGCCAAGGACACCATCAGTTCGGCGAGCCAGCTTCCCCGCAAGTTGACCATCTACCTCGAGGCGCCCCCCGGCGATGGTCTGCGCGTTGCCCAGGACCACTTTATTGAGTATGCGAAGCCCGTCCTCGCGGCCTCGGGATTGGACTGGGAGTTTGTTCAGGGGAGGCAACAGGGTGACGTGAGAGCCGCCGTGGCAGAGAAAATTCGTCGAGCGCGGAGAAAGGATGAGCGACCAGATGAGGTGGATCTGCAAACAGACGAAGCTACCATCGAGGCATTGAGGAAAAAGAACAGTGTGCCAGAGTATGAGGGCACAAAGGGTGATATCATCTTTGGACGGCATACATGGAAGGAGTACGTGAGAGGTCTACATGAGGGCTGGCTTGGACCTCTTGACCCTCCTGCCAAACCTGAGCCCGAAACGACGACGGCCGCTGTTGAGGGTTCTCCTGAGGGCGTAAAGactgagggagagggagagaagccggaggagaagaaggaagacgagaagaaggaggatgaaAAGAAGCCCGAACGACCACCTCAACCACCCCCTTACAACTCCCCCGACGACTACTCTCTAGCCAGCCTCCCTGCCCAGATCCCCTTCGAGTTCTCCCCTTCCAACCCCATCCCCTTCCCCCACCGCCTCGGCTTCCGCCATACCTTTGTCCGCCTCAACCGCTTCTTCAACCGCCGCAAGCTCGCCGACGAGATCGGCCGCGAGGTCGCCGCCGTGTGcttcgccgcctcctcccggGAATGGCGCGAGGCTGACGGCCAGTACGAGCAGCAGCTCGTCCTACAgcatgaggagaaggactgggTCAAGTCGGTGTGGGACAACGAGGCCCCCAAGGAGGATGACagcgctgctgctcctgccgTGCccgtcaaggagaagatctGGGCGTCGCCCCTTGTCGTGGACGCTCGTCTGATGCAGCGCATGCGTCGGTTCGAGATCAGccccgaggacgaggccCGCGCTGCTCAGATTGTTGTCCCTGAGGCGGAGATCGAGGGATGGCTCAAGGGCAGCTTCCGCAGCCTTTGGCGCTGGGGAGTCGATTCCTGGAACGCCAAGCCCATGACACCCAATGTCGGTGATGTGAACAGCGACGAGTGA
- a CDS encoding Serine/threonine-protein kinase cot-1 has protein sequence MDSNNNRLFLNFGNSNDRLTASDRAAYPTTPSTFPQPVFPPASGQQPGLQAQQQAYAGGYAPQGYFNQNQYAQYQGQPLNDYAQPAGYQPRSNTPGTNDPNTGLAHQFSHQNLGGAARAQAYARGPSPGQRPRTAGASGQPAYSGYMNAPPMPNQPAAPVEEFQRAPERNPDRYGTNANSNQKKCSQLAADFFKDSVKRARERNQRQSELEQKLQDPSQGSARREQLWSTAGRKEGQYLRFLRTKDKPENYNTVKIIGKGAFGEVKLVQKKGDGKVYAMKSLIKTEMFKKDQLAHVRSERDILAESDSPWVVKLYTTFQDSYFLYMLMEFLPGGDLMTMLIKYEIFSEDITRFYIAEIVLAIEAVHKLGFIHRDIKPDNILLDRGGHVKLTDFGLSTGFHRLHDNNYYQQLLQGRSNRPRDRNSVAIDQINLTVSNRSQINDWRRSRRLMAYSTVGTPDYIAPEIFTGHGYTFDCDWWSLGTIMFECLVGWPPFCAEDSHDTYRKIVNWRQTLYFPDDITLGTDAEHLIRSMVCNTENRLGRGGAHEIKNHAFFRGVEFDSLRRIRAPFEPRLTSNIDTTYFPTDEIDQTDNATVLKAQAIQNGRQAEESPEMSLPFIGYTFKRFDNNFR, from the exons ATGGATTCCAACAACAACCGCCTGTTCCTCAACTTTGGGAACAGCAATGACAGGTTGACCGCCTCGGATCGGGCCGCCTATCCCACCACGCCCTCGACCTTTCCTCAGCCTGTCTTCCCTCCCGCTTCTGGTCAGCAGCCTGGCCTACAGGCTCAGCAGCAGGCTTACGCTGGTGGTTATGCGCCCCAGGGTTACTTTAACCAGAACCAATACGCCCAGTATCAAGGCCAGCCGCTGAACGACTATGCCCAACCTGCTGGCTATCAGCCGCGATCCAATACCCCGGGCACCAACGATCCCAACACCGGTCTCGCCCACCAGTTCTCCCACCAGAACCTCGGAGGCGCTGCTCGAGCGCAGGCTTACGCTCGAGGGCCCTCGCCCGGCCAGCGTCCCCGAACCGCTGGCGCTTCAGGGCAGCCAGCCTATTCCGGGTACATGAACGCACCTCCCATGCCCAACCAACCTGCTGCTCCTGTCGAGGAGTTCCAGCGAGCGCCCGAGAGAAATCCCGACCGATATGGCACCAATGCCAACAGCAACCAGAAGAAGTGCTCCCAGCTTGCTGCCGACTTCTTCAAGGACAGTGTCAAGCGTGCGCGCGAGCGTAACCAAAG ACAGAGCGAGCTGGAGCAGAAACTCCAGGATCCCTCCCAGGGTTCTGCAAGACGCGAGCAGCTCTGGTCTACCGctggaagaaaagaaggccaGTACCTGCGTTTCCTGCGCACCAAGGATAAGCCCGAGAACTACAACACAGTCAAGATTATCGGAAAGGGTGCCTTTGGAGAAGTCAAGCTGGTTCAGAAGAAGGGAGATGGCAAGGTCTATGCCATGAAGTCCCTGATCAAGACGGAAATGTTCAAGAAGGACCAGCTCGCCCACGTTCGATCAGAGCGTGACATTCTCGCCGAGTCTGACAGCCCCTGGGTCGTCAAGCTGTACACCACTTTCCAGGATTCTTACTTCCTCTACATGCTGATGGAGTTCTTGCCCGGTGGAGATTTGATGACGATGCTCATCAAGTACGAAATCTTCTCTGAAGACATTACACGGTTTTACATTGCCGAGATTGTCCTCGCCATTGAGGCTGTACACAAGTTGGGCTTTATCCATCG TGACATCAAGCCCGACAACATTCTTCTGGACCGTGGTGGTCACGTCAAGCTGACTGATTTTGGTTTGTCGACGGGTTTCCACAGACTCCATGACAACAACTACTACCAGCAGCTGCTTCAGGGGCGATCTAACCGGCCGCGTGACCGTAACTCGGTCGCCATCGATCAGATTAACCTCACTGTCAGCAACCGATCTCAGATTAACGACTGGCGACGATCACGAAGATTGATGGCGTACTCGACCGTTGGAACTCCTGACTACATCGCCCCTGAAATCTTTACCGGACATGGTTACACCTTTGACTGCGATTGGTGGTCGCTGGGAACCATCATGTTCGAGTGTCTCGTTGGATGGCCCCCTTTCTGCGCTGAGGATAGCCACGACACGTACCGAAAGATTGTCAACTGGAGACAGACCCTGTACTTCCCGGACGATATCACACTGGGCACTGATGCTGAGCATCTGATCCGAAG TATGGTCTGTAACACGGAGAACCGTCTTGGCCGTGGAGGTGCACACGAGATCAAGAACCATGCTTTCTTCCGTGGCGTTGAGTTTGACAGCCTGCGCCGCATCCGCGCACCTTTCGAGCCTCGCCTGACCTCCAACATTGACACGACCTACTTCCCCACTGATGAAATCGACCAGACGGATAACGCGACGGTCCTCAAGGCTCAGGCCATCCAGAACGGCCGACAGGCGGAGGAATCTCCCGAGATGTCCCTGCCCTTCATCGGCTACACCTTCAAGCGGTTTGATAACAACTTCCGGTAA